The Xiphophorus couchianus chromosome 5, X_couchianus-1.0, whole genome shotgun sequence genome includes a region encoding these proteins:
- the pus10 gene encoding tRNA pseudouridine synthase Pus10 isoform X2 — MLPLKEKDKPIVQKLLSAGCCARCVLRFCCVSVQAAYRQAQHETLKELQTFIMEKENNKVQDSADIKPHDTESSQTVEDPPCKRAKLDPTEAVQSETDDAAMVTLKKEESSVCALCLGILQDLCGPDQAIKIVETVKAQNYEFDTLVLSVSLPAQLCVREHSCWLHVKKEVRQKGLVLDKDDVIQVKEAFKWIMQGLVTKQLEGVAVVSKSPFEVGVEFTHPDTESDCHFLAKCCPDCFKPTKNKQSVFTRMAVVKALEKISDVKFLEHYPCPPSEPSGSCTPQDIQCLHISVFIAGRYNKFCRNLPQTPWVIDGERRMESSVEELIAAPILSAFRADGFNFSSSGREDVDVRTLGNGRPFAMELLNPHRSRFSKVEMKQLQEMINKSSDKIRVRDLQIVTREAMSRMKEGEEEKTKSYTALVWTQKSIENEDISFINDIKDLTLDQKTPLRVLHRRALAIRQRVIHSMNVRFVDSHHFYLGLKTQAGTYIKEFVHGDFGRTKPNLCLLLKTDTDILELDVESVDVDWPPPIPE, encoded by the exons ATGCTGCCGCTGAAGGAGAAGGACAAACCTATCGTTCAGAAGCTTTTGTCAGCCGGCTGCTGCGCTCGCTGTGTCCTCAGGTTCTGCTGTGTGAGCGTCCAGGCTGCTTATCGACAAGCACAGCAT GAGACTCTTAAAGAGCTTCAGACTTTTATTAtggagaaggaaaacaacaaagtaCAGGATTCAGCAGACATCAAGCCCCATGATACTGAGTCGTCTCAAACTGTTGAAGACCCTCCCTGTAAAAGGGCCAAACTGGATCCCACAGAGGCGGTTCAGTCAGAAACAGACGATGCTGCCATGGTAACACTGAAGAAGGAGGAGTCAAGTGTGTGTGCCTTATGTTTGGGAATCCTGCAAGATTTGTGTGGCCCAGATCAGGCAATAAAG ATTGTTGAAACAGTGAAGGCCCAAAACTACGAGTTTGACACCCTTGTGTTGTCCGTCTCTCTGCCAGCTCAGCTCTGTGTGCGTGAG CACTCCTGTTGGCTCCATGTGAAGAAGGAAGTCAG ACAGAAAGGTTTAGTGCTCGATAAAGATGATGTCATCCAGGTGAAGGAGGCCTTCAAGTGGATCATGCAGGGTCTGGTCACAAAACAGCTGGAGGGTGTGGCTGTGGTTAGCAAG AGTCCGTTTGAGGTCGGTGTGGAGTTCACTCATCCAGACACAGAATCTGACTGCCACTTCCT AGCCAAATGCTGTCCTGACTGCTTCAAACCCACCAAGAACAAACAG TCGGTGTTTACCCGCATGGCTGTGGTCAAAGCTCTGGAGAAGATATCAGATGTGAAGTTTTTAGA GCATTACCCCTGTCCACCATCAGAGCCGAGCGGCAGCTGCACCCCTCAGGACATCCAGTGTCTTCACATCTCTGTCTTCATAGCAG GGAGGTACAACAAGTTCTGCCGCAACCTGCCTCAGACTCCCTGGGTGATCGATGGGGAGAGGAGGATGGAGTCTTCCGTGGAGGAACTGATCGCCGCACCGATCCTGTCTGCATTCAGGGCTGACG GATTTAATTTCTCCTCCTCGGGCAGAGAGGATGTGGATGTCCGAACGCTTGGAAATG GTCGTCCATTTGCCATGGAGCTGCTGAACCCACACAGATCTCGGTTCAGCAAAGTGGAAatgaagcagctgcaggag ATGATAAACAAATCCTCAGATAAAATCAGAGTGAGAGATTTGCAGATTGTAACCAG AGAAGCCATGAGTCGGATGAaggagggagaagaagaaaagacaaagtcttacaCGGCGCTGGTCTGGACTCAGAAATCCATCGAGAATGAAGACATTTCCTTCATTAACGACATCAAG GATCTGACTCTGGATCAGAAGACTCCCCTGAGGGTTTTGCACCGGCGGGCATTGGCGATCCGGCAGAGGGTCATCCACAGCATGAACGTCCGCTTCGTGGATTCACATCACTTCTACCTCGGATTGAAAACTCAGGCTGGGAC CTACATCAAGGAGTTTGTCCATGGAGATTTCGGGCGCACTAAACCGAATCTTTGTCTGCTGCTGAAGACCGACACGGACATCCTGGAGCTGGACGTGGAG TCGGTGGATGTGGACTGGCCTCCACCCATACCAGAGTGA
- the pus10 gene encoding tRNA pseudouridine synthase Pus10 isoform X1: MLPLKEKDKPIVQKLLSAGCCARCVLRFCCVSVQAAYRQAQHETLKELQTFIMEKENNKVQDSADIKPHDTESSQTVEDPPCKRAKLDPTEAVQSETDDAAMVTLKKEESSVCALCLGILQDLCGPDQAIKIVETVKAQNYEFDTLVLSVSLPAQLCVREHSCWLHVKKEVRQKGLVLDKDDVIQVKEAFKWIMQGLVTKQLEGVAVVSKSPFEVGVEFTHPDTESDCHFLAKCCPDCFKPTKNKQSVFTRMAVVKALEKISDVKFLEHYPCPPSEPSGSCTPQDIQCLHISVFIAGRYNKFCRNLPQTPWVIDGERRMESSVEELIAAPILSAFRADGFNFSSSGREDVDVRTLGNGRPFAMELLNPHRSRFSKVEMKQLQEMINKSSDKIRVRDLQIVTREAMSRMKEGEEEKTKSYTALVWTQKSIENEDISFINDIKDLTLDQKTPLRVLHRRALAIRQRVIHSMNVRFVDSHHFYLGLKTQAGTYIKEFVHGDFGRTKPNLCLLLKTDTDILELDVEVRNVTHIKEVKGDL; encoded by the exons ATGCTGCCGCTGAAGGAGAAGGACAAACCTATCGTTCAGAAGCTTTTGTCAGCCGGCTGCTGCGCTCGCTGTGTCCTCAGGTTCTGCTGTGTGAGCGTCCAGGCTGCTTATCGACAAGCACAGCAT GAGACTCTTAAAGAGCTTCAGACTTTTATTAtggagaaggaaaacaacaaagtaCAGGATTCAGCAGACATCAAGCCCCATGATACTGAGTCGTCTCAAACTGTTGAAGACCCTCCCTGTAAAAGGGCCAAACTGGATCCCACAGAGGCGGTTCAGTCAGAAACAGACGATGCTGCCATGGTAACACTGAAGAAGGAGGAGTCAAGTGTGTGTGCCTTATGTTTGGGAATCCTGCAAGATTTGTGTGGCCCAGATCAGGCAATAAAG ATTGTTGAAACAGTGAAGGCCCAAAACTACGAGTTTGACACCCTTGTGTTGTCCGTCTCTCTGCCAGCTCAGCTCTGTGTGCGTGAG CACTCCTGTTGGCTCCATGTGAAGAAGGAAGTCAG ACAGAAAGGTTTAGTGCTCGATAAAGATGATGTCATCCAGGTGAAGGAGGCCTTCAAGTGGATCATGCAGGGTCTGGTCACAAAACAGCTGGAGGGTGTGGCTGTGGTTAGCAAG AGTCCGTTTGAGGTCGGTGTGGAGTTCACTCATCCAGACACAGAATCTGACTGCCACTTCCT AGCCAAATGCTGTCCTGACTGCTTCAAACCCACCAAGAACAAACAG TCGGTGTTTACCCGCATGGCTGTGGTCAAAGCTCTGGAGAAGATATCAGATGTGAAGTTTTTAGA GCATTACCCCTGTCCACCATCAGAGCCGAGCGGCAGCTGCACCCCTCAGGACATCCAGTGTCTTCACATCTCTGTCTTCATAGCAG GGAGGTACAACAAGTTCTGCCGCAACCTGCCTCAGACTCCCTGGGTGATCGATGGGGAGAGGAGGATGGAGTCTTCCGTGGAGGAACTGATCGCCGCACCGATCCTGTCTGCATTCAGGGCTGACG GATTTAATTTCTCCTCCTCGGGCAGAGAGGATGTGGATGTCCGAACGCTTGGAAATG GTCGTCCATTTGCCATGGAGCTGCTGAACCCACACAGATCTCGGTTCAGCAAAGTGGAAatgaagcagctgcaggag ATGATAAACAAATCCTCAGATAAAATCAGAGTGAGAGATTTGCAGATTGTAACCAG AGAAGCCATGAGTCGGATGAaggagggagaagaagaaaagacaaagtcttacaCGGCGCTGGTCTGGACTCAGAAATCCATCGAGAATGAAGACATTTCCTTCATTAACGACATCAAG GATCTGACTCTGGATCAGAAGACTCCCCTGAGGGTTTTGCACCGGCGGGCATTGGCGATCCGGCAGAGGGTCATCCACAGCATGAACGTCCGCTTCGTGGATTCACATCACTTCTACCTCGGATTGAAAACTCAGGCTGGGAC CTACATCAAGGAGTTTGTCCATGGAGATTTCGGGCGCACTAAACCGAATCTTTGTCTGCTGCTGAAGACCGACACGGACATCCTGGAGCTGGACGTGGAGGTGAGAAATGTAACGCATATAAAAGAAGTTAAAGGTGACCTATGA
- the cct4 gene encoding T-complex protein 1 subunit delta, producing the protein MPGVMAVPKASSGGHNKGGAYVDRDKPAQIRFSNISAAKAVADAIRTSLGPKGMDKMIQDEKGDVTITNDGATILKQMQVLHPAAKMLVELSKAQDIEAGDGTTSVVVIAGALLDACSKLLQKGIHPTIISESFQKAVDKGVEVLTAMSRPVALSDRDTLLNSATTSLCSKVVSQYSSLLAPMSVDAVMRVIDPATATSVDLQDIKIIKKLGGTIDDCELVDGLVLTQRVANASVTRVEKAKIGLIQFCLSPPKTDMDNQIVVSDYAQMDRVLREERAYILNLVKQIKKAGCNVLLIQKSILRDALSDLALHFLNKMKIMVVKEIEREDIEFICKTIGTKPIAHIDHFTAEMLGTAELAEEVSLDGSGKLVKITGCTSPGKTVSIVVRGSNKLVIEEAERSIHDALCVIRCLVKKRALIAGGGAPEIELAVHLAEYSRSLAGMEAYCVRAYADALEVIPSTLAENAGLNPISTVTELRNRHAHGDKMAGINVRKGGISNILEELVVQPLLVSISALTLATETVRSILKIDDVVNTR; encoded by the exons ATGCCCGGAGTCATGGCGGTACCGAAGGCATCAAGTGGAGGCCACAACAAAGGAGGGGCGTATGTGGACCGAGACAAGCCGGCCCAGATCCGCTTCAGCAATATCTCTGCGGCCAAAG CTGTTGCAGATGCTATCAGAACCAGCCTGGGACCCAAAGGAATGGACAAGATG atCCAGGATGAGAAAGGCGATGTGACCATCACCAACGATGGAGCCACCATTCTGAAGCAGATGCAGGTTCTTCACCCGGCTGCCAAAATG ctggTGGAGCTGTCCAAAGCCCAGGACATTGAGGCTGGAGATGGCACCACCTCTGTGGTGGTGATTGCTGGCGCGCTGCTGGATGCCTGTTCCAAACTGCTGCAGAAAG GAATCCACCCCACCATCATTTCGGAGTCGTTCCAGAAGGCGGTGGATAAGGGCGTGGAGGTCCTCACCGCCATGAGCCGCCCAGTGGCGCTGAGCGACCGCGACACGCTGCTCAACAGCGCCACCACGTCGCTGTGCTCCAAGGTGGTATCGCAGTACTCCAGCCTGCTGGCACCCATGAGCGTGGACGCTGTCATGCGAGTCATCGACCCGGCGACGGCCACCAGCGTCGACCTGCAGGACATTAAGATCATCAAGAAACTTGG TGGCACCATTGATGACTGCGAACTGGTGGACGGACTGGTGCTAACGCAGAGGGTGGCAAACGCCAGCGTGACCCGGGTGGAGAAGGCCAAAATTGGTCTCATCCAGTTCTGTCTGTCCCCTCCCAAAACTGAc ATGGACAACCAGATCGTGGTGTCGGACTACGCCCAGATGGACCGCGTGCTGCGGGAAGAGCGCGCTTACATCCTCAACTTAGTGAAGCAGATCAAGAAAGCCGGCTGCAACGTTCTGCTCATCCAGAAGTCCATCCTCAG AGATGCCCTGAGTGATCTCGCTCTGCATTTCCTCAACAAAATGAAGATCATGGTGGTGAAGGAAATAGAAAGGGAAGACATTGAGTTCATCTGCAAA ACTATTGGAACAAAGCCCATTGCCCACATTGATCACTTCACTGCAGAAATGCTCGGCACGGCGGAGCTGGCAGAGGAGGTCAGCCTGGACGGCTCTGGGAAACTGGTGAAG ATCACCGGCTGCACCAGCCCAGGGAAGACGGTAAGCATCGTGGTTCGGGGATCCAACAAGCTCGTGATCGAGGAGGCTGAGCGATCCATCCACGATGCTCTGTGTGTGATTCGTTGCTTGGTCAAGAAGAg AGCTCTGATAGCCGGAGGCGGTGCTCCAGAGATTGAGCTGGCCGTGCATCTGGCCGAGTATTCGCGCTCCCTGGCAGGCATGGAGGCCTACTGCGTGCGGGCGTACGCTGATGCTCTGGAGGTCATACCCTCAACACTGGCTGAGAACGCTGGCCTCAACCCCATCTCCACGGTGACGGAGCTACGGAACAGACACGCACACGGAGACAAGATGGCGGGCATCAACGTCCGCAAG GGAGGAATCTCCAACATCCTGGAGGAGCTGGTGGTTCAGCCTCTGCTGGTTTCCATCAGCGCTCTAACTCTGGCCACAGAAACGGTCCGCAGCATCCTCAAGATCGATGACGTG gtGAATACTCGATAA